CTTCCTGAGAATGGATAAGTAAATTGTCTTCCTTTGTCCATGGCATGTTTGGTTCTGCCCAAAGCAGGGAATGCTTTTGTTTTGGTCAACAGAGTGGGACACCATGGTGGTGTGGCAGTTCGGAGTCTGGGCTTCAAAGGAACTTGCAAAGTTCCACTTACTCTCTTGGGTCCTGCAATGGTCCTGTGAACACCCTTGGGCTAACCTGCTGGATGAGGAAACCTGGCCCAGTCACTCCCATGGACCCAGCTGTTGGTTGTCAACCCCCAGGAGGAGCCACCTACCTGAAGCCAGTTGACTGCAGACACATGAGGAcctcccagctgagcccagcctaaATTGCTGACCCACAGAATTACAAGCTAAATTAGTgattattgttttaaaccactaaatttgGGGGCCCTGTgggagaagatgaagaggaggagcCTGCATCCTGGAGGGTAGGTGGGAGCCAAGAGCCAGGAGCTGCCTGAAATCAGGAAGCCTTAGCAGGTAGATCATACCTTGAGGACACCCAGCGTTCGGGTCCCAGAAGAAGACAGGGAGGAAAGGCACCCAGGCAGGCAGAGTGGCAAGAAAACAAGGACCACAACACTCAGCTTGCCATGGGCAATCAATAAACCTTCAATAATGGTGAGATGCTGGTTTTCCTGTATACTCTCTCCAGACACTGTCTCCTTCCAGGCAGTTGGCCTTTGTCGCCTCACTGGGATGGATGCCTCGTGACATGCAGGCCTGGTTCATCAGCAGTAGGTCTCCCGGGAATTCAGCCACAGAAAAAAGATTGCGGTTCGTTAAGCCGGTGATGGACCGTTCCACTTTCTTTGTGGGAAAGAATGGTTTCAGGTCTGAGGGCTGgtatgttaaacattttttgtttttttctgccttgaaaattacattcatttttatttcttgtctctttgaggtttttctctctctctcctcttgcgTGTCGTCATCATAGTCATTGTCATCGTCATCCTCACCCTCATCTTCCCAGACGTTGTCTCTGGTCATTGGGCCCAGGGCCCCTGAGGACAGAACTGAAGCGTTCCTCGCCCTTAAAATGGAGGGTAGCTGCGGGTTACTTCTCAGGGCTCGAGCGAACTGCATGCGCTCCTTGTGCTTGCTGACGTCGTGCCGCTCTCGTCGCGGCATTTTCAGCTCTTCTGGGGGCACGACCACCCTGGCCTTCCATATTGCTTCTACAGGCCAGCAGGTGGAACAGGCTGAGGattgttgttttttatattccaccACCTGTTTGTAGTCTGAAGACAGCAACTggagtttcttgagcatcttcCGTTCCTCCTCTTGCTTATAAGTCAGAAATTTTCTTGATGCTATGGTGTGAACCCCACCTAGACGCTGACAATGAGACGGGGGTTGTTAGAGTGTCCCCAGGACAGGAGCAGGGGGGGACCACAGGAAGAATTAGCTAATGGCACCTTCTCCCCTCATTGCTGAGTGTGTCTGAGCCCCTGTGTAGTGGGCAAGAGGGCGAGTCTTTGGAGTCAGGCAAACCTGGGATCCATTCCTGAACCTCCTTGCCTACTATGAACTTGAAAGAACGTCACTGACCCACAGAACCACTGTTTGCCTCTGGAAAACATCATCTACCAGAGCAACTAGTGCAAAGTAAGGGCTCAAGAAACGATGTCTTTGTCATTTGTTATCACTTACAGTCATATTCCTAATTGGGATGTTGAAAGAAGAGAGTATTTTACTATGCAAGCGTAAAAGCCACTAGCAGACTCAGCCACTTTGAGTCCTGTTTTGGAGACTTACATCTCTACTGCTGGTTGTTTGGGAACCTCTGGCTCCCCCTAGAGCAGGGTTCCAACCCAAGGCCCTCGGTTcactataaatttataaaattgtaatttacttaaaacattatgagatttcttttgtgattacatgttgtaATGTATTTagtatgtggcccaagacagctcttcttccagtgtgacccagagacaccaaaaggttggacacccctgttccAGGGTAACAGCCTGCCTTCAGTATGGCCTTGCTGTGCACAAACATCAGGACACTTACTAGGATCTCTTTCTCCAAAGGAGAGTATTTCCCGAGGGCCATGCGTGGGTCTGATTGGCAGAATTGGATCCATGTCCTGGAAGGCAAAGAGACAGGTGCATGGGAACTCTGGAGAGGGTCTACCTAGGTCCCCCTTTGGGAATGGGAGCCCTTACAAAGAGTAATTCTCCATTAATCAGGCCAGGGCCACAGTGACCCAGGTATCTGCAGGCTCAGGGTGGGCTCCTCCATTTGGCCTTGGTCTGAGATGGATGGGAAGGAATGGACAGGAAACACAGCTACACTCACCCCAAAAGTGAAGTGGAACATCGATCCCCTTGGCAACACAGGGAGTCTTTACCCTGAGAAGAATCACCCGTGTTTAGTGTTCTGGCTGGTACTCCATTCTTGCTTGGCTTCCCCTCTGCAGCCTTCCTTTCTTGGGCCCCTGGATCTCCAGGCCTCTGTTTTCCAGTCTTCTGGCAGCCATTCTCCCACTCTCTGATCATACTCTGGCAATAGGCTAGAATGGGAGGTGTCAATGACTGGAGTTAATCTTTCTCAGACAGTTTCATGGGAAATGAAGGGTCAGTCACTACCCCTTCTTGCATCATAACTGGTCCACTTGGGAGCTATTGTGAGGTCTGAGTTCAGGCATCGAAGTATCCCCTAGGGTCAAGTTGGTGTGTAGAGGAAGGAAGTTGCCACAGAGATGATCTGACCATGTCATTGTTACTTGCAAGCCACGAAAGACCACTTGGTTCTTTTGGGATGAAGGCTCAGTCAGCTCAAATCTGTCTCTCTGGTATGGCATCACCTCTCCAATCTTAGTTTCTCATGGTCCATTCTGGGCCACTATCCATGCTTCTTGAAATGATCTTCTAGGCTGCCATTCCTACTTCCCTCATGTCTCAGATACCTCTCTCCTTTTTGGCAACTTGCTTGTCTTTCAGAAGCCAGCTACTCCCCTGAGCAGTGAGCCTGAGCTTTGATGGTTCCAGCCTGGTCTTGCCCACAAGGTTACATTTGGggctgaagggagggagaaggatggAGAGCAGGCAGTGCCTCCTATGCCAGGACCCCAGGGTTAACAGCAATTAGTGAGACATGCCCAAGAGGAAGTGAGTCCCAGAAGAAAGGACTTGGGTGAGGTCACAGCATGAGATCTGGCTCTCTTATGCTTGGTGAGTCCCTCCCCTCTTGACCTTGGAAGATCTGGGCTTGAACTGATCACCCTACTGAGCAAGTGACCTCTCCACTAACTCCTGGAGGACAagccaggcaggcaggaggcatGGGCCTTCCACACACAGGACACAGCAAAGGGGGAGAGTCTGGGAGAGCCTGGTGTGCTCAGGACACTGGAAGCAGCTTGGGTTTGCTggaggaatggggtgggggacGTGATGGGGGAAGAAGCCAGGAAAAGGAACAGGCAAAGATTGGAAGAGCCTGAGGCCACACTGAAGAGTTGGCTCTTTTTCACTGGGAGCATGAGGCTGGCCTAATACCTCCCCTTGAATGAGGTGGCATGCTcagcagtttaatttttaaaaactttattgagaTTACCATAAAATTCAGCTGTTTTAGACATGAacttcaatgatttttagtaaatttaccaAGTCATGCCACTGCCTCCACTAATCAATTGTGGaccatttccaccaccccccaaaaatccCTTTGTGCCTCTTTACAGTTAACCTGCTGACAACTGCCTGTCTTACagtctactttctgcctctaccTATTTGCCTTCAAATGTcttcatattaaaatgaaaaggcagaaaactgaacttgaacaaccataaaattcagaagtatttaattaaaaattaaaaaattaaaaaaaagagaaagaaaaaataaaattatccttcCTTTCTAGCTTTAAATTACCCCTTCCTCCTTGACTTTCTGCTGTGGGGTCAGTTGGGTATTTTGTTGTCCCTCTTTCACTGCTGGAGGTACCACACTAGGTCCAAGCCTAAGGCACCTGCCCTCTTCCCTTGAAACCGGAAGTACATGCCTGAGCTTGTAGCTGGACTAATGCATGAGCTCACTGGGCTTAATGGCTTCCCTGGAGAGTCGGGGCAAAGATCTGCCTAATTTCCCATAGGCTAACACACGAGTGATTGAGCCATTCTGAGACTCCATCAGATTATGGTGGGGCTGTGTGGCCTGTGGTTTCCCTTATATTTAGGTAACAGCCTCCTGTATTAGTCTAGCATGGAGACAGTGCTAGGCAAATGTAGCTGCAGTTCTGCTGGTTCCACTACAACCAGACAAAGTGGTAGAcaaggggaggggcagccttcctgtgtttggaATGCTCCTGCCTGCCTGTCAGTCCTTGTGAAATCTGGATGCAAATAAAGCAGGAGAAAAGACCCTTCCACCTGGAGCCACTCCAAGTCAAGATTGTAGGGTTGAAGGGTTACTCTCCCTCCCGTGATGGGGAATGGTAAGAATAGGCAGGGGCCAGCCTCCATTCTTGACTTGCTGTGCCCCTTGCCCAAGGGCATGTTTGATTCAGCTTTGTCTCCTATCGGGGTTGCTACATGCCCCATCTGAGAAGTAAACCACTGAAAAGAGAGTGTGGAGGGACAGAAATTGGCTTTCTGGGAGGTGCACTCCACCTAGCTGACCAAAGGCTTACAGGGGTCCGTCTGCCTTCAGAGAATTAAAGATAAAGGGCTGGAAAGGAGTTGCTCAAGTCCATGTGGGCTGGTGGCAAATCTGAGCCCTTGGAGCAAGGTGGAGCCGTCAATAAGAGAGGCCACGCCTGGCGTATTCACGCCTGGCATATTTAGTGACAGGATGAGACTGGCATTTGACTGGTGTGTGAACAAACTTATCACTCTTTTCCCTGactgcccatcccacccctcctactggtctggatgaatatttcttctttagctcctaggttgtcagacttccctacagttcaattgtctgtcagttctggttgttttttaaaatttgttgctgccctcttttggttgtgtaaggaggcacagtgtatctacctatgcctccagcttggcagggaaaaaaaagagtaattaaaaaaaaagaggtagcATTGGTTGGTTAATCACATTATATAAGTGTCAGGTCTGGGAGATTATAATTCAATATCCATATACGCTATTATgtgctaattttcttttttcttattttattttattttaatcattgttctaatacagttttctcctttttactcccagtccagcccccctcccaccccccccccccacttccctcccattaccaccgtccccctagtttttgaccatgtgtcctttaagtttgttcccttGAACCCtacccaatgtcccctgaaattccttcccctctcccctctggtcactgtcagcctgttctctatttcagtgtctttgactatattttgcttgtttctttgttttgttgtttaggttcctgttaaaggtgagatcatatggtatttgtctttcagtgcctggcttatttcgcttagcataatgttttccagctccatccatgctgtcacaagggtaggagctccttcttcctttctgctgcatagaattccattgtgtaaatgtaccatagttttttgatccattcatttattgatgggtatctaggttgcttccagcacctagctattgtaaactgtgctgctatgaacatcgggatgcataggttcttttgaattggtgttttagtattcttaggatatagtcccagcagtggaattgctgtgtcaaaaggcagatccatttttagttttctgaggaagtttcatattgttttccatagtggttgtaccagtctgcagtcccaccagcagtgcactagggtccccttttctccacaacctctccaacacttgttgtttgttgctttgtttataatggcc
This Phyllostomus discolor isolate MPI-MPIP mPhyDis1 chromosome 5, mPhyDis1.pri.v3, whole genome shotgun sequence DNA region includes the following protein-coding sequences:
- the C5H10orf120 gene encoding uncharacterized protein C10orf120 homolog; translation: MFHFTFGVDPLQSSHAPVSLPSRTWIQFCQSDPRMALGKYSPLEKEILRLGGVHTIASRKFLTYKQEEERKMLKKLQLLSSDYKQVVEYKKQQSSACSTCWPVEAIWKARVVVPPEELKMPRRERHDVSKHKERMQFARALRSNPQLPSILRARNASVLSSGALGPMTRDNVWEDEGEDDDDNDYDDDTQEERERKTSKRQEIKMNVIFKAEKNKKCLTYQPSDLKPFFPTKKVERSITGLTNRNLFSVAEFPGDLLLMNQACMSRGIHPSEATKANCLEGDSVWREYTGKPASHHY